One Bradyrhizobium sp. CCGB12 genomic window carries:
- a CDS encoding M81 family metallopeptidase has translation MRIFTALFGTETNTFSPLPTSIDQFMPNELPASDGKPFEYHLFGMVLRALRERALVEPLDIVQGRGGFAEPNGMTTRTAYETLRDRLLEDLRAAMPVDVVALAMHGAMIADGYEDAEGDLIDEVRRIVGPDVIIGVELDLHGFLSRRKYENADILIFFKEYPHLDILDRARELVDLCLHAARREIKPVMSIVPCNMIAQFMTLREPMSSFVRRMKELEGTDGVLSISFVHGFAWGDCSELGSKMLVITDGRKSLGDALAAQLRDELFGIRDRCFAQYLGIEAALDEATGSSAHPIVLADVADNTGGGAAGDSTFVLAAMLRRGVTDACIGPFYDPGALAICYSAGVGARLPLRLGGKHSPASGQPLDVEARVLSCASSPDMLNCFGSGGKTPMGRAVNIDVAGIEVVLVEKRIQALGDLFTPMGLDWRSRKIVVVKSANHFYAAYAPSAAKVLFVDSPGGASMNWKELEYRHRPRNLWPMDN, from the coding sequence ATGCGAATATTCACGGCCTTGTTCGGCACGGAAACAAACACGTTCTCGCCGCTTCCGACCTCGATCGACCAGTTCATGCCAAACGAACTGCCGGCGAGCGACGGCAAGCCTTTCGAGTATCATCTGTTCGGCATGGTGCTTCGCGCTCTCCGCGAACGCGCGCTGGTCGAGCCCCTGGACATCGTGCAGGGGCGAGGCGGCTTCGCCGAGCCCAACGGCATGACGACCAGGACGGCCTACGAGACGCTGCGGGACCGCCTGCTGGAGGATCTGCGCGCCGCGATGCCGGTGGATGTCGTCGCGCTCGCCATGCACGGGGCGATGATCGCCGACGGCTACGAGGATGCCGAAGGCGATCTGATCGACGAGGTTCGCCGGATCGTCGGGCCCGACGTGATCATCGGCGTCGAGCTCGACCTGCATGGCTTCCTGTCACGCAGGAAGTACGAGAACGCCGACATCCTGATCTTCTTCAAGGAGTATCCTCATCTGGATATCCTCGATCGTGCCAGGGAATTGGTCGATCTCTGCCTGCACGCGGCGCGCAGGGAGATCAAGCCGGTGATGTCCATCGTCCCCTGCAACATGATCGCGCAGTTCATGACGTTGCGCGAGCCGATGAGCTCGTTCGTACGGCGCATGAAAGAGCTCGAAGGCACGGACGGCGTCCTCTCGATCTCGTTCGTCCACGGCTTCGCCTGGGGCGACTGCTCCGAACTCGGATCGAAGATGCTGGTCATCACGGACGGACGAAAGAGCCTGGGCGATGCACTGGCCGCACAGCTCCGCGACGAGCTGTTCGGCATTCGCGACCGGTGCTTCGCGCAGTATCTGGGCATCGAGGCCGCGCTCGACGAGGCGACAGGGAGTTCAGCCCATCCGATCGTGCTCGCCGATGTCGCCGACAACACGGGCGGCGGGGCGGCCGGCGATTCCACGTTCGTCCTCGCGGCGATGCTGAGGCGCGGCGTCACGGACGCCTGCATCGGCCCATTCTACGATCCTGGAGCTCTCGCGATCTGCTATTCGGCAGGCGTCGGCGCCAGACTTCCGCTGCGCCTCGGCGGAAAACACTCGCCGGCATCGGGCCAGCCACTCGACGTCGAAGCCCGCGTGCTGAGCTGTGCATCGTCGCCGGACATGCTGAACTGCTTCGGTTCCGGAGGCAAAACTCCGATGGGCCGCGCGGTCAACATCGACGTCGCCGGCATCGAGGTCGTGCTGGTAGAGAAGCGCATCCAGGCGCTCGGTGACCTCTTCACCCCGATGGGGCTCGATTGGAGGTCGCGCAAGATCGTCGTGGTGAAATCGGCGAACCATTTCTATGCGGCCTATGCGCCATCCGCAGCCAAGGTGCTCTTCGTCGACTCGCCCGGGGGCGCCAGCATGAACTGGAAGGAGCTGGAATACCGACACCGGCCGCGCAACCTCTGGCCGATGGACAATTGA